A window of the Antarctobacter heliothermus genome harbors these coding sequences:
- a CDS encoding sugar phosphate isomerase/epimerase family protein translates to MTRTPENRLLSLAHLTAIDLPPPALIHAAATAGFDAVGLRLLRVTPTSPGYPLMHDPALLRATQDALRATGLRVHDIEFVKLEPDTDPAQLCAFLDTGAALGASEVICAPYDPDLTRLADRLGALADLAAARGLGVSLEFFPWTVVPSLEDALRVVEQAGPTVGILVDSLHFDRSTSRRETLTTLPPNRLRLAHLCDARVAPPYTTDALLHTAREDRLPPGEGKIDLVEFLRALPADLPLGLEVPMAVRTARAGSDSVIRDTLHATRNLLRRLDPPPPRRGI, encoded by the coding sequence ATGACCCGCACTCCCGAAAATCGCCTGCTGTCGCTGGCCCATCTGACCGCCATCGACCTGCCCCCGCCCGCGCTGATCCATGCCGCCGCAACCGCCGGGTTCGACGCGGTCGGCCTGCGGCTGTTGCGCGTCACGCCCACCAGCCCCGGCTATCCGCTGATGCACGACCCTGCCCTGCTGCGCGCCACGCAGGACGCGCTGCGCGCCACCGGCCTGCGCGTCCACGACATCGAATTCGTCAAGCTGGAGCCGGACACCGACCCCGCCCAGCTGTGCGCCTTTCTGGACACCGGCGCCGCCCTTGGCGCGTCTGAGGTCATCTGCGCGCCCTATGATCCCGATCTGACCCGCCTTGCTGACCGTCTGGGCGCGCTGGCCGATCTGGCCGCCGCCCGTGGTCTTGGCGTCTCGCTCGAATTCTTTCCCTGGACCGTCGTGCCCAGCCTAGAGGACGCGCTGCGCGTGGTCGAACAGGCCGGGCCGACCGTTGGCATCCTTGTGGACAGCCTGCATTTCGACCGCTCGACCAGCCGCCGTGAGACGCTGACCACCCTGCCGCCGAACCGCCTGCGCCTTGCACATCTGTGTGACGCGCGGGTCGCCCCGCCCTATACAACCGACGCCCTGCTGCACACCGCGCGCGAGGACCGCCTGCCGCCCGGCGAGGGCAAAATCGACCTTGTGGAGTTCCTGCGCGCCCTGCCCGCCGATCTGCCGCTGGGACTGGAGGTGCCGATGGCCGTGCGCACCGCCCGCGCCGGGTCGGACAGCGTGATCCGCGACACGCTACACGCCACCCGCAATCTGCTGCGCAGGCTGGACCCGCCGCCACCCCGGCGCGGGATCTGA
- a CDS encoding TetR/AcrR family transcriptional regulator — protein sequence MARPASYDRDAALDAAMSLFWVKGYHATSMKDLEAVLGMRPGSIYAAFQSKEALFRATLDRYAARMADELNTTIGTAGSPLAALQAHLRGLAAPQSCDRPSTACMLVKSLLEVPSGSELREFVLAHLDRVEDTLTEAFRRARDLGELPADSAPDRLARRVQTYIFGLKVQAQRDTDPVRMQALCQDLADEIGQLRSSPVQ from the coding sequence ATGGCACGACCCGCCTCATATGACCGCGATGCCGCGCTGGATGCCGCCATGTCCCTGTTCTGGGTCAAGGGGTATCACGCGACTTCGATGAAGGATCTCGAGGCGGTGCTGGGCATGCGCCCGGGGTCGATCTATGCCGCCTTCCAGAGCAAGGAGGCGCTGTTCCGCGCCACGCTTGACCGCTACGCCGCGCGTATGGCCGATGAGCTGAACACCACCATCGGCACGGCGGGCTCGCCGCTTGCGGCGCTGCAGGCCCATCTGCGCGGCCTTGCGGCCCCGCAGTCCTGCGACCGGCCCTCGACGGCCTGCATGTTGGTCAAATCCCTGCTCGAAGTGCCGTCAGGGTCAGAGCTGCGGGAGTTTGTTCTGGCCCATCTCGACCGGGTCGAAGACACGCTGACAGAGGCGTTCCGCCGCGCCCGGGATCTGGGCGAACTGCCCGCGGACAGCGCACCGGACCGGCTGGCGCGTCGGGTCCAGACCTATATCTTTGGCCTCAAGGTGCAGGCGCAGCGGGACACCGATCCGGTCAGGATGCAGGCGCTGTGTCAGGATCTGGCCGATGAGATCGGTCAATTGCGCAGCAGCCCCGTTCAGTAA